In the Streptomyces sp. f51 genome, one interval contains:
- the pelF gene encoding GT4 family glycosyltransferase PelF: MHVPRDARSLNTTRVTLLTEGTYPHSHGGVSVWCDQLVDGMPDFDFGVIAVTGTGREPLAWDIPAQVQDVVTVPMWGPAPDGRPPRGRRRRQLVSAYEQFLTALLDPCAEDRFGTALYAMAGSAADGTLSAFLRGDRAISVLTGVWNRPGLAVREARPTLHDAVTATALLEHALRPLTAPLPEYGVAHAVSGGVAVLPGLAALERHGVPLLLTEHGVYLRERYLGYRTAPYRWPVKALVLGFFRLLAEETYRRAALITPGNRYNRLWEEQGGAAPGAIRTVYNGVDPAAFPPAGPEPERPTLSWAGRVDPIKDLETLIRAFALVRAQLPDARLRLFGGTPRGGEGYRERCEALAAELGQADAVTFEGRVDDIKDAYAAGNVVMLSSISEGFPFTLIEAMSCGRATVSTDVGGVREAVGDSGLVVPPRDPEAMAAAALELLGDAGRRAAMGETARHRVIEQFTLRQTVDTFRTIYLELSTLGRIVPSDPGPDDAPLAVPGGRASASRSRSLAG, encoded by the coding sequence ATGCACGTTCCCCGCGACGCGCGCAGCCTCAACACGACGCGCGTCACGCTGCTCACCGAAGGCACCTACCCGCACAGTCACGGCGGCGTCAGTGTCTGGTGCGACCAACTCGTCGACGGCATGCCCGACTTCGACTTCGGCGTCATCGCCGTGACCGGCACCGGACGCGAACCGCTCGCGTGGGACATCCCCGCGCAGGTCCAGGACGTCGTCACGGTCCCCATGTGGGGGCCCGCGCCCGACGGCCGCCCTCCGCGCGGACGGCGCCGCAGGCAACTCGTCTCCGCCTACGAGCAGTTCCTGACCGCCCTGCTCGACCCGTGCGCCGAGGACCGGTTCGGCACCGCCCTGTACGCGATGGCGGGCTCCGCGGCGGACGGCACCCTGAGCGCCTTCCTGCGCGGCGACCGCGCGATCAGCGTGCTGACCGGGGTGTGGAACCGCCCGGGGCTGGCCGTGCGCGAGGCCCGGCCGACCCTGCACGACGCCGTCACCGCGACCGCCCTGCTGGAGCACGCGCTGCGCCCGCTGACCGCACCGCTGCCCGAGTACGGGGTGGCGCACGCCGTCAGCGGAGGGGTCGCCGTCCTCCCGGGCCTGGCCGCCCTCGAACGGCACGGCGTACCCCTGCTGCTCACCGAACACGGCGTCTATCTGCGCGAGCGCTACCTCGGCTACCGCACCGCCCCCTACCGCTGGCCGGTCAAGGCGCTGGTGCTCGGCTTCTTCCGGCTGCTCGCCGAGGAGACGTACCGGCGCGCGGCCCTGATCACCCCGGGCAACCGCTACAACCGGCTGTGGGAGGAGCAGGGCGGAGCCGCCCCCGGGGCGATCCGCACGGTCTACAACGGGGTGGACCCGGCGGCCTTCCCGCCGGCCGGTCCCGAGCCGGAGCGGCCGACGCTGAGCTGGGCCGGACGCGTCGACCCGATCAAGGACCTGGAGACCCTGATCCGGGCGTTCGCTCTCGTACGGGCCCAACTCCCCGATGCCCGGCTGAGGTTGTTCGGCGGCACGCCACGCGGCGGCGAGGGCTACCGCGAGCGCTGCGAGGCACTGGCCGCCGAGCTGGGCCAGGCGGACGCGGTCACCTTCGAGGGCCGCGTGGACGACATCAAGGACGCCTACGCGGCGGGCAACGTCGTGATGCTCTCCAGCATCAGCGAGGGCTTCCCGTTCACCCTGATCGAGGCCATGTCGTGCGGGCGGGCGACCGTGTCAACGGACGTGGGCGGGGTGCGCGAGGCCGTCGGCGACAGCGGTCTCGTCGTCCCGCCACGCGATCCGGAGGCCATGGCCGCCGCCGCGCTGGAACTGCTCGGCGACGCGGGACGGCGCGCCGCCATGGGCGAGACCGCCCGGCACCGCGTGATCGAGCAGTTCACCCTGCGGCAGACCGTCGACACCTTCCGGACCATCTACCTGGAACTGTCGACGCTCGGCCGGATCGTCCCGAGCGATCCCGGGCCGGACGACGCCCCGCTCGCGGTGCCCGGTGGCCGGGCGTCCGCGTCCAGGTCGAGGAGCCTGGCCGGATGA
- a CDS encoding PRC-barrel domain containing protein codes for MNEHLWGYGPTSGHTPDADLSGYRVEASDGHIGKVDKHSDEVGSQYIVVDTGVWIFGKQVLLPAGTITAISHEDSTIQVGLTKDEIKAAPEFDEEKHLGDPRYRDQLGGHYGSGH; via the coding sequence GTGAACGAGCATCTCTGGGGCTACGGCCCGACCAGCGGACACACGCCCGACGCCGACCTCTCCGGATACCGCGTGGAGGCCTCCGACGGCCATATCGGCAAGGTCGACAAGCACTCCGACGAGGTCGGTTCCCAGTACATCGTTGTCGACACCGGCGTCTGGATCTTCGGCAAGCAGGTCCTGCTGCCCGCCGGAACGATCACGGCGATCAGCCACGAGGACAGCACGATCCAGGTCGGCCTGACCAAGGACGAGATCAAGGCGGCACCGGAATTCGACGAGGAGAAGCACCTCGGGGATCCGCGCTACCGCGACCAGCTGGGCGGTCACTACGGCTCCGGCCACTGA